The following is a genomic window from Bombina bombina isolate aBomBom1 chromosome 3, aBomBom1.pri, whole genome shotgun sequence.
AAATAATAGGGAGACTGCACCGAAATGATAGTTATATAATCAATTGATGAGGCAGGCTTTTTCAAGATTGTCATGAATTTGGCTGATtagcaaaaaacatatatttttgcgAAGATGTTATGGCTTATTATGACATTACTAATAGTGACATAAATACTTTGAATtagtttgcattattttttttattttctttatgccTTACATATTTCAATTTTTATTCTGCCTTACATATTTCAATTTTTATTCTGCAATAGTATATACATTCATCAATAGTTAACAATGTAAAACAAGGAGTTTATGCGGTTAGGGGTATTACCTAATATAACGAAAtagagtactatgcgtaatataagcggaacggaaacaactttgcttattatggttccgcttttagtgttcctagtttaTCGCTCATGCGCTAAgggccgtgaacgcgctttgcaTTGAAGTCCAAGAAATGGGATATCACTGGCAGCTAGTTTCAAGAAGAAGCTCCATTTATTAGGACTAAGGacaaattcaaattttaaaagaataattatgctgtaaaatgtgtctttttacttttcttttttctttattttgttgtaCTCTTCTTTGTATGATAACCTGCAAAGGAAATGTGTATTGGAACTTTGTATTGTTTGTAAAAACTAATCATGGGGTAGGAGGTGTCAGCTGGGAGAGTAATCTCTGCACTACAGCTAAAATGAGCCTTGCaagttacctgattaaccccttcatgactGGAAATTTAAAAAATGTGGTGTGTagttgcaattagcggccttctaatggccaaaaataatggcaaaacctgcatgtctactatctctgaacaaaggggaccccagaaaggcttttacaacaatttgacTGCAGTAGGTgtgtgaaaataatttcagtgagaaaccctaagtttgtgaaaaagttaaagattttttttttttattcgatcgCATTTGGTGACAAAACAGTGGcaagaaatataataaaatgggctagatcaatacattgggttgtctactaaaaaaaataaatgataaaaaaacaaggCGCTATTTCTGTTTAATCAAAGTGAGGCTTACAATTCTccagtatttttaacatttttttctctaacattccaggtccttaaggggttaattactgctAAATAATGCATTGTAGTCATTTTAAGGGATTAAACGATTTTATAGTTCCTTCAATTAGAGAACACTCAAGCACCAACTGTATAGGTCATTGATATACATGTTGACTTGGCTCATCTCGATCTCAACATGTAGATTGAATCCTGGCGTTACTCACTTTCACGCATGCGTGTTGTTATTTCCTGGTGCGGCGTCTTCCCTTCGACTGCGTGACTTCAAAGGCGACAGCGCGCTTGCTCTGTTGACGTATAGTACATGAACGTACATTGTGAGGAATCGGATTACTAGTGTAATAATTTAAGCAATTTCGAAAATGATTTTGAATAATATGTTTCAGATTAAAAAAGTGATTCAAAGCATTTTATGCTAAACGTAAACATAAAAACTAGCTGACATATTGACATTTTGTAGCCTCGCCCCTTTAACCTTTGAACTGCACAGCCCCTGGTCCCTTGCCTGGGAAGCCctttccttccctctctctctcggtTTCCGGatttcaggagcgtgcacatcgTTTCGGGTCTCTTTTAGACTTAAAGTGAGTTATATATTGGGATTTGAAGGCATTGTAGCATATAGCTTTTGTGACAGAAGATACTTAAATAGGGTAACACTTGCACGTGACACAGAAAgactttgtaaatttatttttttatgttagcaGACGTGGTGCATGATGAGTATGGGCCTCAGGGAGTTCATCACGCTATACACACTGCTTGTGTTTTACCTTTATGTAGCTGCGGTAAACTCACGTGTATAGTTTATACTCACAGACCACAATTCAATTTGACAAAGCACATCTAAAATGTCTAGTATGCAGCTTGCTGtttaattttatcactataatgtcccATTAAATGTATCAAGTCTAGTATTCTAAATTATTTTCTTGACTAATATTTGCCTTGTATTGTGTTTAGTCAAGCTGAATTATGACAAAAATAATTTtaagattaaaaattaaaaaaaaaatcagcaataaAAATAATTGCATTGTCAGCTTTTAAAGggctagtctagttaaaattaaagtttcatgatttagataggtcatgtaattttaaacaactttccaatttactttgatcacatttgctttgttctcttagtattcttagttgaaagctaaacctaagtaggctcatatgctaatttataagcccttgaaggctgtctcttatcagaatacattttacattttttttcacgGCTAGAGGGAGTTGTGTGCCATATTATAGGTAACATAGTGCTCatgccagtggagttatttatgagagggcactgattggctaaaatgcaagtctgtcaaaagagctgaaatatgggggcagtctgtagaggtgtAAATACATGGCAATCGCAGAGGTAAACAGTATGTGGGTTAATAAagaggttatctatctttttaaaccataaaaataatgaaatactgtccctttaagtaaatttctgCAGATAACCATAACTAATTTTATGTAAGTGAAATTTATTATTAACcctaaaaacttttttgtttttgcagaATGCGTTACGTGGCCGCTTACCTACTTGCTACCCTTGGAGGTAACACCAGCCCCTCCGCCaaggatattaaaaaaataatttccagtGTTGGGATTGAGGCAGATGAGGAACGTATCAGTAAGGTGAGTTGATACTCTGGATGCTATTATAACATCATCACCATCTATGTAGATAGAGCtgcaaaatttttttaaaaaaaaatgaacgaATAATCCTATTTTATCCCACTTCTGTGTAGCCTTGGATCAAAGTCACAGCAATAATTGTTTTCTTTTAATCATGGTTATAAACAATCAGAAATTCAGTATATcaatgtgtttttatgtttttgttttttttatacccaCAAaacttttaaccctttcgtgacagggttaaagtgcctacatcggaacaactgttccgatgtagacaaattgaaactacgcgatcgtgcatacgatcgcgagatttcaattattggatcgcatctggggggcgtccctacaatcctaggacagaaggcttcaggacagccgttagttatgacgttccattccgtcataacggctttaaagcccagtctaattatgacggaatggaacggcataacggctttaaaaggttaagtaaaagctgtttttgTAAGTTTCCAAAAAacatgcagtgttctccacagaaggttttgccagccgggtggcattatgaagtaaccagtTGTAATATTCTCTTCTGCTATCCAGAGCACAAAcacattgcataatttaacataaatgtattcaaCTATAATTGATGCActaaaaattgaacattttaatagctaattttagcttaatattggctaaaatttttagccgggtggtcaataAAACCagcctggtggcattatgaagtagccaggtgtggGGTTAGTGTAATATTCTCTCAtattctatcattttctgctatccaaagcacaagttaattgcataatttaacacatgtattcaattttaatttgtgctgatttttagactcctaaacaaaccccaatGTTTTAGatctatacagacttcagattgcttctgttagTATAATAGATCTCTTCATATGcagaatatatgtatttgtgattggctgatggctgtcacatacaagggggagtggaaatagacacaattttaaaatctatttttagCATTCATTtaatgattatgcaaatctactgtatttacttggcCTTTAATCAAAGTACCTATAAAGTAATACACTAGATCCAATCGGGATCTAAATATCTGTGTGTCTGGTGGTAAAAAGCGAGCACGTGGTCTTGTGCAAGATTGATGTTGGCACATGGGCTTACTTCTTCCTTAGATATTTTGTGTTTGtatacttcagaatttttataaaGCTGCTATATGTGATACAACCTGCAGaagttggccttttttttttttttttgtctgactaAATGTGCACAGGTTCCTGAAAACGTCTATAAGCAGTAGACAGGGCAGGCATGCTCCCAGTCAATCACAAGccagctggagggggggggggtgtatttttgtgtgtgcgcGCACCTGAAATTATCAGACACGAGCTATGTCTTGGTTATTTTCAAACGCTTTAAAAGCaactttatttcatataggtggcgagagtccacgatttgttacatatgggatatacattcttaccaggatgaggcaaagttttccaaacctcaaagcctataaataccccacccacctcactcatatctgtttaaactttgcctcctttggaggtggttaaagtatTATGTGCTTCAGTGTATACTGAAgtccggtttcccctcagagttaGTGTTTGTTAGAGGGATGTTTGGGGAGTTTAGCCTTTAGACACCATGTTGTAAACCATGTTTTTTACAGTAATTTTGCttttaaaacagattttttttttattttttttttttaacaaaaatgcaattttaaaatcctgaaaattgtataaatctgctgatttgcagcattttcagCTAACTAAATTAAAGGAcaattaaagggagagtatacaccaattttcaaatagctgcatgtaatagacactactataaagaagaatatgcacagaaacagatctaaaaatccagttgaaaaccttttaaaaacttacttagaagcttcaagtgaaaggggctgagagcagactctcttcccccctgcatatgaaaagacagattagacaaacaggagccatcagtagtctgtaaacgcctgcaggtcctctgtaaatatGTCCTCCAATCACGGCAGGGCCTCACGAGACGAACACTCTTGgttgggaagccgtgattggagaaagccggttttgtcattgctgtgtaagtacagcaggacaAGCAGGCGGGGGATCAGCGATCCGGCTTTGCTCAAGAgaaaggtatttgtaaaaatacgctgcaatgtaaactttcatgaatgaaagtgcccctgtttttaatagtattttttttaaaaccgggcactaattgatgaaagtttacattcaatttaagggcttaatgaccagcgctgtccttgcgcagtctctactgcgcatggacgctggtccttaagggccaggtatgtttgtctcatgcGCAGTCTCTACTAATATTTTCACATTATTGTGCTGCCTTCTATTACTAGTATTCTCTATTAGAGTGTCTATCTAAAATTAATTTACAGTGAACACAGGGTTTTCAAAATACGGCGGTAGTAGCACAATCTTGGGGCATCTGATCACCGAATTATCACCAAATGCATGCGTTTTAAAGAAATATaacccaattttattttatttttttcatgattcggctAGAgcttgcaatttaagcaactttctaatttactcctatgatcaaattttctctgttcttttgctgtctttattttaaaaagcaggaatgtaagcataggaacctgggtagcacctgcttattggtgggtaccttttgctaccaatcagcaagctctgcctagatgctgaaccaaaaatgggccgactactatgcttacattcctactttttcaaatagatagcaagagaacgaagaaaaaataggattaaattagaaagttgctgaaaattgcatgctctagccgaatcataaaatataaaaaattgggtttagtatcccttttaaaggttTTACGTAAAATATCCACTTTAGATATATTACCATCCTTTGATATTTTGTAGCATATTCCATAagctaatttctttttattttacacagTTGATCAGTGAACTCGGTGACAAGAACATCGAAGATGTAGTCAACTCTGGTAAttcatattttatgtatttttgtttccTGTTGATACTTTCTTTTTCATGTAGTGTCTACAAATATCAATCAACACAGCAGGACGTTTTAGAAACCATTTCAGAACATAAGTACAGAAGATTCAGAAGCTTGTATGTAGTTAACCTACCCTCTAGATTCTAAAGTCTAGAATCTTTATAGTGATGTCAGAATttcttgtgttaaagggatagtaaacctgaatattttctttcatgactcagagagagcatgcaactttttaatttactcctattgtaatgttttcttcgttctcttgctatctatctttgaaaaagcaggcataaaAGCTttggagacggcccattttagactgagaacctgggttgtgcttgctgattggatggctagatgtagccaccaatcagcaagccctatccagggtactgaactaaaaataggCAGGCCCCAaaacttttattcctgctttttcaaataaagatagcaagagaacaaagaaaaattactcTAAAGCAACAATGAACCAAAAGGTACAGGATCATATTAATCAGACCTTTTTGTAGAATACTTCTGTATACAGAATAGTATAAATAGAgagaacccctttttttttttttttttttttttttttttttatcgctgtACTCAACTGTATCACTGGCCCCAAAGAAGCTAATTTTCTATAATAATGACATGCATTAACATTCTAGTGGTGTCATACTGTACGTAACCTGAAAATTTGAGTTGTTAATCCTCAAGGCTTATTGGTTTGTAAGTAATCATAGGATCTCACTACAAGGTCCTAAGACAGAAACTGGATTTTTGGtctttattttcaaataacattccttattttatttattttttatctacaggTCTTTCCAAACTGTCCTCAGTACCAAGTGGAGGTGCTGTGGCTGCAGCTCCTGCATCTGCTCCAGCTGCCGGAGGAGCTGCTGCAACAGGTAATATACTACATATGTGATAATACAGCCATTCAAAGGCTTTACATCCAATCCATTTAAATAAATGATTAGCGCAGGGCACAacatttccactagccattggcgaatgaaagctagtgagtgaatgttgagctACATGTTTCaaatatccatgaaagggcaaggataggttattcctctagggctatagggaccccattagtgcttagactgttacttctgagagggtaaatagGGACAGAGAGAGATTGAAGAGGAAAAGTGAGAGTGGAGAAAAGAGTGAAGAGATGAGTGAAAacaagatatggcctgagagagaaaggGGGTTAAAAAAGAGATTGGAAAGAGGATGCAGTGGAGAAAGATAAATGAGAtaattataaaacctttttttcaggtctgctatgacctcacattaatgtcaacactgcACTCTCAGTTCAACATTTTTCTGTCCAGATGTTGTCTTCCCCGAAAccttagttgatgttgctaactactATGcacttttgttaatttattactgtatggagcattatttaaccctttcatgacagggtcataatgtctacatcggaacaacgttccgatgtagacaaattgaaatcccgcgatcgcgagatttcaattatgggatcaggtcagggggcgtcactatgacgctaggcacgccctccagaccgcgatcacatccaggaagcgctgttggcttcaggacagccaaacggctatgacatATTtagtcctaacggcgctaaagcccagcatcaTTTGGACGGAATACAGCGGTATAACGGCACTAAAAggttaatttatggtataaaacataaataatactACAAAATTACTTCACAATAAGgtatttcacattggctaaacatatgcaaagagggtggTGAGTTACTGGGTGTGGTATGGGTGAGTAGTGGGTGGGATCAAAGGTGTCGTAACATTTTggtctggctagtagcttagggcttgaaattttgagccatgattagtcaactttttatatttttttatatatatatatatatatatatatgtgtgtgtgtgttaagtctttattatttttactgtagagcgttttaaaatatattaaattgagCTTTGACAAATGTATTTGTGAGCcactaaaaatattaattttagtgACAGTTAAATTAGTCTAAGGGTTGATAAAATTGTTTTGCAAGCCTCTCAATCTACATCAATGCATTTTTCTTTTTAATGGAATAATTTTGCATTATACTTGTTCTATTAACAATGCTTCTAGTGAACGTGGTCACTGACTTTAGTGTGAGCTTTTGCTGCGTTTGTGCATCTAAATTGTTTTATGCACCagcaatttaaagtgatggtaaatctgagcgtttaaaaaaaaatgctaggatttaccacaaaaaaaaggttcatttattaaaataagggtgctaaactcacccaaTCTGTGCCGTGGCAGCTTGATAAAGTCAGAGCCTTCTGCACAGCAGAGCTCTTCTACCTCTTAACACTGTCATATGACAttcacggctattggtttagaggtggaaatgtcacctcattgaagaagagcgctgtgccgtgggctCTGACTTTGACTAACTGCCAtggcacagacagggtgagttttCGCTTTGATTTACCATTTTAAGCTGTCTCTCCGGCGGTGCCTTGTATCATGTAAATTGATTAATCGATAACAATACAAGGTACTGTCAGTTTTCGGAGCagactgtttaaaatgctggtgccagAAAATTATTTACTTATGGTTCACATGTACTGTAAAAACACACACCAagtgatagcttttattagaagcattttttttctaatatacatatattgcaaaaatgcttctgttaaaaGGTGAGATGCattgatgtatatgtatattttaggcTTGCCTTGGGATGTCCTTTTAAGAACTAACAATTTtatgaaaatacaaatattttatatataatttcagcaggcccagcagattcacaatgtGCCATTATTAGAGTTGATTAATGGCATAAGATAGCTGCGGCAAAAACTTAAGAAAATAAAGTAACTTTTTTGTGTAGATTATAGtaaatattgaaaatggcccagcgacctctgctgttactgtgatcaccttactaaattgtcatcaagggtaaccAGATGTGAAGTAGTGGCCCACATTGGCTTTTGGGAGTTATAATATTGATGGGTTGGAAGAACAACCTCCCTGCAGCTGCCTGTGCATCCTGGTCCGGCCCCTTTGTGTCTTACATTGACATCACCAGAATTTACATGAAGCCTTGAAGTGCTGCACTctcgggcccccccccccccccatgatctcTGGCCTGTAGTGTGGGGGAACCACTGAAAATGACAGATCGACAAAACAAAAGGGTTTGTCATGCAACTACAGGCTGCAATGTGAAGGACTCATCAAAGTGGTTAAAGTAAAAACAAGTAGTTCAAAttccaataaaaacattttagagTCTAGTAAAACTGGCTAAGTTCTCAGTTTTTACAGATGTATGCAAGAATATATAGTTGTACTGAATTGTGCCTTTTTCAAAGTGTCATTTTTGTTTTCAGCTGAAAAGAAAGAAGAAGTAAAGGAAGAATCTGAAGAGTCTGATGAAGATATGGGATTTGGTCTCTTTGATTAATTCCTCTTTCTTAAATAAAATGCAATCTTGTATAAACCTTCTGTGGCTTTTATTGAAGGGGTATAGAAGGTATGAGTGGCTGAACTTTGGTTGCATTTTGGCTTGTGTGGGGTTTTATGGTTTGTTTTTTGAGCCAATGAAAAGTGACGTGAGGGtttgcaccaatcaacagctactatcATTGGTGTATTGCTTTTCTTCAGATtaactaggtatggttttcaacagataccaagagataaacatacattttgataacagaagtaaactgaaatttcttaaaattgcatgctctgtctgaattatgatttttgactttcatgtctcttttaaagggacattattacaccaaatagaactgcatgtaatagacactactataatgaatgtgaacagatactgatataaaaatctagtataaaaccttctaaaaacgtacttagaagctcccaatttagcactgttgatgaggtaaaaaaaaatagggaaaaacGCAACGATGTGTGCCTGTTCAGGTTGCATATTTGCTGACATGAACTTTTTCTCATTCATGGGCACCAATCAGCGAAGTTGTGGGCGCGACATCTGTCTGGCACATCAAAAATGTTGTTCTGGTtagaattactttaatattaaattgtagttGTATAATATGACTCAATTGTcatgtgaaaaaaaaaagtttttttttttttttagtgatatccaaatCTTGAGAACTACTGccgttaggagcaagaaatttaGCATGCAAACTTTCTTTAAAATGAAGATTTTAGCTGATATTTGTTATTCtagcatctttggtttttgagatataggtatcctcataaatcacttcaccccccttaagtggatttttggaaaATGATAAAACACAGTTTCTTTTAAAAGGAGAATGTTAATGCAAATTTTCATgtctaacatcttcggtttttgagatataggtatcctcataaatgccccccccctaaagggacagtcaactcaaaaaatgttattgcttaaccccttaatgactgaggacgtacgccatatgtcctcagaaaaaatacagttaacgcctgaggccgtatggcgtacgtcctcggtttggtggaagcgatcctgatcgcttccagctgctttctggttattgcaggatgcctcgatatcgaggcatcatgcaataacaatttgtacccctccggtgcagagagagccactctgtggccctctctacaccggacatcgatggccacattcgttggtgggtgggaggcgggtgggcgtccATCGATGGGttctgagacacagaggggggcggggcagtcgggcgcgtgcacggggagggagcgggtgggaactgctacactacagaaatggtcAAGTATAAGGGGGGgaagaaatgccccaaaaaagtaatctaagggatctgggagggggtggggggttggtcttgggctacactactgaaaaaaataaaatacaaaataagagagattatatattgtaaactgggaactggcagacagctgccagtacccaagatggctgccaagaaggtagagggggaggttagagagctgtttggggggggcagggaggttgtgggctaaggggggatcctacacagcagcatatgtaaatatgcaaaggggGGAAAAGGAtgcttttatttctccaacattggtgtgtccggtccacggcgtcatccattacttgtggtatattctcctccccaacagggaaaggcaaagagagcacacagcagagctgtccatatagctccccctctagctccgccccccagtcattctccttgccgctctgaacaagtagcatctcctcggggatggtgaggagtttgtggtgttagttgtagttttttatatcttctatcaagagtttgttattttaaaatagtgctggcttgtactatttactctacaacagaaaagtgatgaagatttctgttaagaggaatatgattttagcacaagtaactagaatccattgctgttaccacgcaggactgttgaaaccagagaacttcagttgggggtaacagtttgcagactcatctgcttcaggtatgactagtctccttctaacaacacaggctaatgctagatgacagtcatttttcccctcagggaaaatggtaagccatttttctttcacctcagcaaaaaagataacaggcttcccctttttgatttttatgctggtagacactgttaggggcaaaatcgattggtttttattacaatatcatggcatttgaactgttttataagctcatatacacttgggaacgttttttattgatctggcatgttttagacacctaaatctagtcaggaaggccccttcactctagtgtgctgagggaggaagcctcattttggtgcttcagctgtgcagttgatttcaaggcagtgcatgcagttttcatgtgagagggtcctgtgactcagaaagtgactccagaaggcttatttctgtggatgattgacccctaaggaaggtaaaatgctgcagcagtactgtagcagggattgtagtgtataaaaacggttaaatccaacaatttgctccggtttgcttgttttaagagctagagtctccatatttgctgtgcaatactttctaagcattaagacactggggtccaaatttcataaaaatcggatattgccttcatagttttttgaacattcagaaataaagtgtgtaattttattatttaaagagacagtaacgt
Proteins encoded in this region:
- the LOC128653320 gene encoding 60S acidic ribosomal protein P2-like — encoded protein: MRYVAAYLLATLGGNTSPSAKDIKKIISSVGIEADEERISKLISELGDKNIEDVVNSGLSKLSSVPSGGAVAAAPASAPAAGGAAATAEKKEEVKEESEESDEDMGFGLFD